From the genome of Carnobacterium viridans:
GAACCGAACGCAGCAATGGTAACCAATGAATCAGAAGAAGCTGTACCTGAAGGATTAACTTTTGCTGAAGCAATCCGTTCACCTATCTTTTACTTTGCAGCAATTGCCTTTATCTCATTTGTAATGGTTAGTACATTTACCCAACAATTACAAGTATTCTTAGTTTCAACTGGAATTAATATCGTTCAAGTTGGTGCTATGATGTCTATGGCTTCAATTGCTATGATCATATCTAAGATTGCAATGGGATCTATAAGTGATAAAATTGGTTCGAAAACGACGTATATAGGCTTAGCGATTATCTTTACTACAGCCTTCATCATTTTCTTTTCAACAAGTTCGCCAATCATTTTATTCGTAGCGTTACTGATGTATTACATGTGTGCAGGTACTCCAAATGTTTTACATCAATTGATTACCTTAGATTTATTTGGGAAAAAAGACTTTACTGCAATT
Proteins encoded in this window:
- a CDS encoding MFS transporter, with protein sequence MVTNESEEAVPEGLTFAEAIRSPIFYFAAIAFISFVMVSTFTQQLQVFLVSTGINIVQVGAMMSMASIAMIISKIAMGSISDKIGSKTTYIGLAIIFTTAFIIFFSTSSPIILFVALLMYYMCAGTPNVLHQLITLDLFGKKDFTAIWGMLAVAANIGLAIGNPILGLMYDLTETYQLTITVCIVLMIICMVSFFLANH